In one Steroidobacteraceae bacterium genomic region, the following are encoded:
- the cysN gene encoding sulfate adenylyltransferase subunit CysN, producing the protein MAHQSDLIASDIARYLDTHRHKSLLRFITCGSVDDGKSSLIGRLLFESKMIFEDQLAALERDSRQHGTRGGETDFALLVDGLAAEREQGITIDVAYRYFSTDKRKFIVADTPGHAQYTRNMVTGASTADLAVLLIDARKGVLTQTRRHAYLVHLLGIRQLVLAINKMDLVDYQPAVYRKIVADFSEFAAALDINEFTAIPMSAVRGDNIIDAGSNMPWYDGPTLMQHLETVPTEVEDTASAFRMPVQWVNRPHQDFRGFAGLVCAGRVRVGDRLRALPSGRDAHVTRIVTASGDLHEAVNGQAITLTLDAEVDVSRGDVLALCNEPPEVANQFEATVVWMHDDALLQGRSYLMKMATRTVGATISPIKYRIDVDTLQQRPAERLELNDIGVCEIELDQRIAFEPYARNRQLGGFILIDPLTNATVAAGTLHFALRRSHNIHWQALDVDKASRARNNRQRPGVLWFTGLSGAGKSTIANLVEKNLAAQGKRTYLLDGDNVRHGLNKDLGFSDQDRVENIRRVAEVARLMVDAGLIVLVSFISPFRAERRMARELFEPGEFIEVWVDTPLAVAEQRDVKGLYKKARTGELKNFTGISSPYEAPEFAELRVDTATGDATVAAAQIIDYLDKNGRLASGEPA; encoded by the coding sequence ATGGCCCACCAATCCGATCTGATCGCGAGCGACATTGCCCGCTACCTCGACACACACCGGCACAAGAGTCTGTTGCGTTTCATCACCTGCGGCTCCGTGGACGATGGTAAATCGAGCCTCATCGGACGGCTCCTCTTCGAGTCGAAGATGATCTTCGAGGACCAGCTCGCTGCGCTCGAGCGCGATTCCAGGCAGCACGGCACACGCGGCGGTGAGACGGATTTCGCCTTGCTGGTCGATGGCCTGGCGGCCGAGCGCGAGCAAGGCATCACCATCGACGTGGCCTACCGCTATTTCTCGACCGACAAGCGCAAGTTCATCGTTGCCGATACACCGGGTCATGCGCAATACACACGCAACATGGTCACCGGTGCCTCGACGGCCGACCTCGCCGTACTTCTGATCGATGCACGCAAAGGCGTGCTCACCCAGACCCGAAGGCATGCCTACCTCGTGCACCTGCTGGGCATTCGCCAGCTGGTGCTAGCGATCAACAAGATGGACCTGGTCGATTACCAGCCAGCGGTGTACCGCAAGATCGTGGCGGATTTCTCGGAATTCGCCGCCGCGCTCGATATCAATGAGTTCACTGCCATTCCAATGTCAGCAGTGCGTGGCGATAACATCATCGACGCCGGATCGAACATGCCCTGGTACGATGGCCCGACGCTGATGCAGCACCTCGAGACTGTGCCGACCGAGGTCGAGGACACGGCAAGCGCATTTCGCATGCCGGTACAATGGGTGAATCGACCGCACCAGGACTTCCGAGGATTCGCGGGTCTCGTTTGTGCCGGCCGCGTCCGGGTCGGCGACAGGCTGCGCGCGCTGCCATCCGGGCGCGACGCCCACGTTACCCGCATCGTCACCGCGAGCGGCGATCTCCACGAAGCCGTCAATGGCCAGGCGATCACATTGACACTCGACGCCGAGGTCGATGTGAGTCGCGGCGACGTACTGGCTCTTTGCAACGAGCCACCGGAGGTCGCGAATCAATTCGAAGCCACCGTCGTGTGGATGCACGACGACGCGTTGCTGCAAGGCCGAAGCTATCTGATGAAAATGGCCACGCGTACGGTGGGCGCGACGATCAGTCCGATCAAATACCGGATCGATGTCGATACATTGCAGCAACGGCCGGCGGAGCGACTCGAACTCAACGACATCGGTGTCTGCGAAATCGAGCTCGACCAGCGAATTGCCTTCGAACCCTATGCCCGGAATCGGCAACTCGGCGGATTCATACTCATTGATCCGCTGACGAATGCAACAGTCGCCGCGGGTACGCTTCATTTTGCACTACGCCGCTCGCACAACATTCATTGGCAGGCGCTCGATGTGGATAAAGCCTCGCGCGCACGCAACAACCGGCAACGCCCGGGAGTGCTCTGGTTCACCGGTTTGTCCGGTGCCGGAAAGTCGACCATCGCGAACCTCGTCGAGAAAAATCTCGCCGCGCAAGGCAAGCGCACTTATCTCCTCGATGGCGACAACGTGCGCCATGGGCTCAACAAGGATCTCGGCTTCAGCGACCAGGATCGCGTCGAGAACATTCGCCGGGTTGCGGAGGTCGCCAGGCTCATGGTGGATGCAGGACTCATCGTGCTGGTATCGTTCATCTCGCCATTTCGCGCCGAGCGGCGCATGGCGCGCGAGTTGTTCGAGCCGGGCGAATTCATCGAAGTCTGGGTCGACACACCGCTTGCCGTAGCCGAGCAGCGTGACGTCAAAGGCTTGTACAAGAAGGCCCGCACAGGGGAGCTCAAGAATTTCACGGGAATCAGCTCGCCCTATGAAGCGCCCGAGTTTGCCGAGCTTCGCGTCGACACCGCGACCGGGGATGCCACCGTCGCAGCTGCGCAAATTATTGATTATCTGGACAAAAATGGACGCCTCGCCTCGGGCGAACCTGCTTAA
- a CDS encoding DUF885 domain-containing protein, producing the protein MRATIPGAFALTLALAAQCAVASAASDALAALLDDEREAAWRDDPLQATYEGVHRYDDRLPSVTPADQVMRLATNQRFLDRLHAIDVDSLTPQERISLELFDFVLSQRQILGRHRDWRTPINSDSGFYADLLLLADAHPFANAADYERYISRLRDVPRYFRQNIDNMRIGMREGFTLPREILPGIATIIAGAQIRNVEESTFWAPFARFPESVSASDRERLMADGRSAIRDAVAPAYAQFQAFFESEYRRKARTSVGASAMPGGREYYADLIRYYTTLPDATADGIHRTGLAEVARIRAQMEGIVREVNFAGDFAAFLAYLRTDPQFYPKSGDELLREAAWITREIDARIPDFFGLIPRTPYTVKPVPAALAPNYTGGRYNPGPTGAAGEYWVNTTRLDQRPLYVLPALTLHEAAPGHHTQGSLARELENVPAFRRNFYPHAFGEGWGLYSEWLGQEMGIYHTPYERFGRLTYEMWRACRLVVDTGIHAMGWTRQQAIDYMTGNTALSNHEIRTEIDRYIAWPGQALAYKTGEMHIIALRRHAERELGEHFDVRAFHDAVLDNGGLTLPVLGEQIEAYIARVKAAH; encoded by the coding sequence ATGAGAGCAACGATACCTGGCGCGTTTGCGTTGACCCTGGCATTGGCGGCGCAATGTGCCGTAGCAAGCGCCGCAAGCGATGCGCTGGCGGCGCTATTGGACGATGAGCGCGAAGCGGCCTGGCGTGACGATCCACTGCAGGCAACTTACGAAGGCGTGCATCGCTACGACGATCGCCTGCCATCCGTGACGCCGGCGGATCAGGTCATGCGGCTCGCGACGAACCAGCGGTTTCTGGATCGCCTGCACGCGATCGATGTCGATTCGCTTACGCCGCAGGAGCGGATCAGTCTTGAGCTATTCGATTTCGTGTTGAGCCAGCGGCAGATACTGGGTCGCCATCGCGACTGGCGCACGCCCATCAACAGCGACAGCGGCTTCTATGCCGACTTGTTGCTGCTCGCCGACGCGCATCCATTCGCGAACGCTGCGGACTACGAACGCTATATTTCGCGCCTGCGGGATGTGCCGCGATACTTTCGGCAGAATATCGACAACATGCGCATCGGCATGCGGGAGGGATTTACCCTGCCGCGCGAGATACTGCCCGGCATCGCGACGATCATTGCAGGCGCACAGATCCGTAATGTCGAAGAGTCGACGTTCTGGGCGCCATTCGCCCGTTTTCCAGAGTCGGTCTCTGCGTCGGATCGGGAGCGCCTCATGGCGGATGGCCGCAGTGCCATTCGCGATGCCGTGGCGCCCGCCTATGCGCAGTTCCAGGCATTCTTCGAGTCGGAGTATCGGCGCAAGGCGCGCACTAGTGTCGGAGCGAGCGCGATGCCGGGTGGCCGCGAGTATTACGCCGACCTGATCCGCTACTACACGACCTTGCCCGATGCGACCGCCGATGGAATCCATCGAACGGGACTCGCGGAAGTCGCGCGTATACGCGCACAGATGGAAGGCATCGTCAGGGAAGTCAATTTTGCCGGTGACTTCGCGGCATTCCTCGCCTACCTTCGCACCGATCCGCAGTTCTATCCCAAGTCAGGCGATGAGTTGCTACGTGAAGCCGCATGGATCACCCGCGAGATCGATGCGCGCATACCGGATTTCTTTGGACTGATACCGCGCACACCATACACCGTAAAGCCAGTGCCGGCGGCGCTCGCCCCAAACTACACCGGCGGGCGATATAACCCGGGCCCCACGGGTGCAGCCGGAGAGTATTGGGTCAACACGACGCGATTGGATCAACGACCGCTTTACGTACTTCCGGCATTGACACTGCATGAGGCAGCGCCTGGCCACCATACCCAGGGTTCGCTTGCGCGTGAACTCGAGAACGTGCCGGCATTTCGCCGCAACTTCTATCCGCATGCGTTCGGCGAGGGCTGGGGTCTATATTCGGAGTGGCTCGGCCAGGAAATGGGTATTTATCACACGCCCTACGAGCGTTTCGGACGCCTCACCTACGAGATGTGGCGCGCATGCCGGCTCGTGGTCGACACCGGTATTCACGCGATGGGCTGGACCCGCCAGCAGGCGATCGACTACATGACCGGCAACACGGCACTGTCGAACCACGAGATTCGCACGGAGATCGATCGCTACATTGCCTGGCCAGGCCAGGCGCTTGCCTACAAGACCGGCGAGATGCACATCATCGCGCTGCGACGGCATGCCGAGCGAGAGCTGGGGGAGCATTTCGACGTGCGCGCCTTTCACGACGCTGTGCTCGACAATGGTGGCCTGACGCTGCCGGTACTTGGTGAGCAGATCGAAGCCTACATCGCGCGTGTGAAGGCGGCACACTGA
- a CDS encoding dihydrofolate reductase family protein: MARLVFGMNQTLDGYVDHTAFSPSPALFSHLTDHICTLAGSVYGRRMYEVMRYWDDDHPEWGEAERRFAMAWRRQPKWVVSSTMTSVGPNAKLIGDDVEVVVSGLKEELTGEIDVAGPNLAQSLTDAGLIDEYRIYLHPIVLGAGKPFFAGARPPLRLLSVDRIDVSIVRLAYDNA; the protein is encoded by the coding sequence ATGGCGAGACTCGTTTTTGGTATGAACCAGACCTTGGACGGCTACGTCGATCACACCGCGTTTTCACCCAGCCCTGCGTTGTTCAGCCATCTCACCGACCACATTTGCACATTGGCCGGCAGCGTATACGGTCGCCGAATGTACGAAGTGATGCGGTATTGGGATGACGATCACCCGGAGTGGGGCGAGGCTGAGCGCAGATTTGCGATGGCATGGCGCCGGCAGCCGAAGTGGGTCGTGTCCAGCACGATGACATCGGTGGGCCCGAATGCCAAACTCATTGGCGATGATGTAGAAGTTGTTGTCAGCGGGCTTAAGGAGGAGCTGACAGGAGAAATCGACGTCGCGGGTCCGAATCTGGCGCAAAGCCTGACCGACGCGGGACTTATAGACGAGTATCGAATTTACTTGCACCCCATTGTGCTGGGCGCCGGCAAGCCATTCTTCGCGGGCGCCCGTCCGCCACTTCGACTGTTATCCGTCGACAGAATAGACGTGAGCATTGTCAGGCTGGCATACGATAACGCGTAA
- a CDS encoding YjgN family protein has product MEEQSTTGAAADAAAPASTAATRNIPFEFRATGGEYFRIWIVNLLLTIVTLGIYSAWAKVRRLRYFYGSTLLDGASFEYHGRPIAILKGRLIVVGAYMIFLLVSHFLPLITFIIIPLFIFAVPWIVQRSRLFQMRMSSWRGLRFNFTGTYGGAMGAYVGWAIVAAITLYVLVPIWLWKRVNYLLSNSSYGGERFRFTTPIGRYFGFYFKTIGLMLLLGILAGILVGAAAAGAGKPAVEPGNPYSIFMHAPVMLAFIILGVLGLGIAGYYQKSFINASFGGLEIGNHKVRSELRAWPLIGIYVSNFLLIVLTLGLFYPWAKVRQMRYQLDNTSIDAQGGFDEFRAGAEADASAVGEEVGDFFDVDFGL; this is encoded by the coding sequence ATGGAAGAGCAGTCGACAACCGGCGCGGCAGCTGACGCTGCCGCACCCGCGAGCACAGCGGCCACGCGCAATATTCCGTTCGAGTTTCGTGCCACCGGCGGCGAGTATTTTCGAATCTGGATCGTCAACCTGCTGTTGACCATCGTCACGCTTGGTATCTACTCGGCCTGGGCGAAAGTGCGGCGCCTGCGCTACTTCTATGGCAGCACCCTGCTCGACGGTGCGTCCTTCGAATATCACGGTCGACCGATCGCGATTTTGAAGGGTCGATTGATCGTCGTCGGCGCTTACATGATTTTCCTTCTGGTAAGTCACTTCCTGCCGCTGATTACCTTCATCATCATTCCATTGTTCATTTTCGCAGTGCCCTGGATCGTGCAGCGATCGCGCTTGTTCCAGATGCGCATGAGTTCCTGGCGCGGGCTGCGATTTAATTTCACGGGAACCTACGGCGGGGCGATGGGCGCCTATGTAGGCTGGGCAATCGTGGCCGCCATCACGCTGTACGTGTTGGTCCCTATCTGGTTGTGGAAGCGAGTCAATTACCTGCTTTCGAATTCGAGCTATGGCGGCGAACGTTTTCGCTTCACAACCCCCATCGGCCGATACTTCGGGTTCTATTTCAAGACAATCGGCTTGATGTTGCTGCTCGGTATCTTGGCAGGCATTCTGGTCGGCGCCGCAGCCGCCGGCGCGGGCAAGCCGGCCGTCGAACCGGGCAACCCGTATTCCATCTTCATGCATGCGCCTGTCATGCTGGCGTTCATTATTCTCGGCGTGCTTGGGCTTGGCATCGCGGGCTATTACCAGAAGTCCTTCATCAATGCCTCGTTCGGCGGTCTCGAGATCGGCAATCACAAAGTGCGCTCCGAGCTTCGCGCCTGGCCATTGATCGGCATCTATGTCAGCAATTTCCTGCTGATCGTCCTGACACTCGGTTTGTTCTATCCCTGGGCCAAGGTGCGGCAGATGCGCTACCAGCTCGACAACACGAGCATCGACGCACAGGGCGGTTTTGATGAGTTCCGTGCCGGCGCCGAGGCCGATGCGAGCGCAGTGGGCGAGGAAGTGGGCGACTTCTTCGACGTGGACTTCGGGCTGTGA
- a CDS encoding M48 family metallopeptidase, whose translation MIAGQYFDSNSSRSHAAQLTISPQGQIRLAVATAEEMPNQVVEASVTEVGISERLGNITRRVTFPDGAVFETDDNDALDRALAEFGHVPGVVDWLERRWPAALAALAAVAAITILFIRYGVPALANFAAANLPAKIDARLGAEALEALDGVFFRPTELPRARERELQGYLDDMADEVDDGHMYRLELRRSPIMGANALALPSGIIVMTDELVALSHNDEELIAVLAHEVGHVRRRHALRQILQSAGVSAIAFAVLGDVSSVSALIYAAPALIEAKNSRDFEREADDFAKSWLDAHGIARSRFDDILCRMDERPETEGEGAGDEGDRIGRFLATHPPTEERAHCSEPAKRRTADAR comes from the coding sequence TTGATCGCTGGGCAGTATTTTGATTCGAACAGCTCCCGATCCCATGCGGCGCAGCTGACCATCTCGCCGCAGGGCCAGATCCGTCTCGCGGTCGCAACGGCCGAGGAAATGCCGAATCAAGTCGTCGAAGCGTCGGTCACCGAAGTTGGGATTTCCGAGCGCTTGGGCAACATCACGCGTCGCGTGACATTCCCCGATGGCGCGGTATTCGAGACCGATGACAACGATGCGCTCGACCGTGCGCTCGCTGAGTTCGGGCACGTGCCCGGTGTGGTGGATTGGCTCGAGCGGCGTTGGCCCGCGGCGCTCGCCGCGTTGGCGGCGGTCGCGGCGATCACGATTCTCTTCATACGATACGGTGTGCCGGCGCTCGCCAATTTCGCGGCGGCCAATCTGCCGGCCAAGATCGACGCACGACTCGGCGCCGAAGCGCTTGAAGCGCTCGATGGGGTCTTCTTCCGGCCCACGGAGTTGCCGCGCGCCCGGGAGCGCGAGTTGCAGGGCTATCTCGACGACATGGCGGATGAAGTCGATGACGGCCATATGTATCGCCTCGAATTGCGCCGCTCGCCCATCATGGGCGCCAATGCGCTTGCGTTGCCGTCCGGCATCATCGTCATGACCGATGAACTGGTGGCACTATCGCATAATGACGAAGAGCTGATCGCCGTGCTCGCGCACGAGGTCGGTCATGTGCGTCGTCGCCACGCGCTGCGGCAGATATTGCAATCGGCAGGCGTGTCCGCGATCGCTTTTGCGGTCCTCGGCGACGTGAGTTCCGTGTCGGCGCTGATCTATGCGGCGCCGGCGCTCATCGAGGCGAAGAATTCACGAGACTTCGAGCGCGAGGCCGATGATTTCGCGAAAAGCTGGCTCGATGCGCATGGCATTGCGCGTTCGCGTTTCGACGACATACTCTGTCGCATGGATGAGCGGCCCGAGACCGAGGGCGAGGGCGCAGGCGACGAGGGCGATCGCATCGGGCGGTTCCTCGCGACTCATCCGCCGACCGAGGAGCGTGCGCACTGCAGTGAACCGGCCAAGCGGCGCACGGCCGACGCGCGCTGA
- a CDS encoding MarR family transcriptional regulator, whose product MARRDDTSISQTDLRTLAYLSRMEGCTQRELATAIELTPITLGRQVDHLARAGLVERRPHPSDRRAVRLYLTSRARPRVDRIRTISAQVAAHAMRELSDTDRDELMRLLGIVHDSLLERGQQSNGQPGSRRD is encoded by the coding sequence ATGGCGCGCCGAGACGATACGAGTATTTCCCAGACTGACCTTCGCACCCTCGCCTATCTGTCGCGGATGGAGGGCTGCACGCAACGCGAGCTCGCGACAGCCATTGAACTCACACCTATAACGCTTGGGCGGCAGGTTGATCACCTGGCCAGGGCAGGCCTGGTCGAGCGCAGGCCCCACCCGTCCGATCGGCGCGCGGTGCGCCTTTACCTGACGTCGCGCGCGCGACCCCGGGTCGACAGAATCCGCACGATAAGTGCGCAGGTCGCGGCCCACGCCATGCGGGAACTGAGCGACACCGACCGCGATGAATTGATGCGCTTGCTCGGCATCGTGCACGATTCGTTGCTCGAGCGAGGCCAGCAAAGCAATGGGCAACCGGGATCGCGACGTGATTGA
- the cysD gene encoding sulfate adenylyltransferase subunit CysD, which produces MSIPLTHLERLEAESIHIMREVVSECAKPVMLYSIGKDSAVMLHLAMKAFHPATPPFPLMHVDTTWKFREMYEFRDAMARKLGMDLIVHVNQEGIAKGIGPFTHGSAIHTDVMKTQALKQALDKYGFDAAFGGARRDEEKSRAKERVFSFRSAQHRWEPKNQRPELWNLYNTRKHRGESIRVFPLSNWTELDIWQYIYLEGIPIVPLYFAAERPVVERDGTLIMVDDERMPLAEGERPQMRSVRFRTLGCYPLTGAIESRADTLPAIIQEMLLTRSSERQGRVIDHDAAASMEKKKQEGYF; this is translated from the coding sequence GTGAGCATTCCACTGACCCACCTCGAGCGGCTAGAAGCCGAAAGCATTCACATCATGCGCGAGGTGGTGTCCGAGTGCGCGAAGCCCGTAATGCTCTATTCCATCGGCAAGGACAGCGCGGTCATGCTGCACCTGGCCATGAAGGCGTTCCATCCGGCCACGCCGCCCTTTCCACTGATGCACGTCGACACGACCTGGAAATTTCGCGAGATGTACGAATTCCGCGATGCCATGGCCCGGAAGCTCGGCATGGATCTCATCGTGCACGTCAACCAGGAAGGCATCGCGAAAGGCATTGGCCCATTCACGCACGGTTCGGCTATCCACACCGACGTCATGAAGACCCAGGCACTAAAGCAAGCGCTCGACAAGTATGGATTCGACGCCGCCTTCGGCGGCGCGCGGCGTGACGAGGAGAAAAGCCGCGCCAAGGAGCGCGTATTCTCGTTTCGCAGTGCCCAGCATCGCTGGGAACCAAAGAACCAGCGGCCCGAACTTTGGAATCTCTACAACACCCGCAAGCACCGCGGCGAGAGCATACGCGTCTTCCCGCTCTCCAACTGGACGGAGCTCGACATCTGGCAATACATCTATCTCGAGGGCATTCCCATCGTACCCTTGTATTTCGCGGCCGAGAGGCCCGTGGTCGAGCGCGACGGCACATTGATCATGGTCGACGACGAACGCATGCCGCTTGCCGAAGGCGAACGCCCCCAGATGCGTAGCGTGCGCTTTCGCACACTCGGCTGCTACCCACTAACCGGAGCCATCGAGAGCCGCGCGGACACGCTGCCCGCGATCATCCAGGAGATGTTGCTGACGCGATCTTCTGAGCGACAAGGCCGGGTCATCGACCACGATGCCGCGGCGTCAATGGAGAAGAAGAAGCAGGAGGGCTATTTCTGA
- the dctA gene encoding C4-dicarboxylate transporter DctA: MADGAAAQKDPGAKLPRTGLRISLYAQVIAAIVLGVAVGYLWPDFAQSLRWLGDGFIKLVRMIVAPVIFLTIVTGIGGLSVGGAMGRVAIKTFAYFLVVSTFALIVGLIVANLVQPGVGMHIDPKTLDPSAVDQYVRKSHESTVVGFLLDIIPTTLLAALTGGEILPVLFIAVLFGSGLTLVGDHGKPLLHLLESLSSVVFRIVDMLMHLAPIGAFGAMAFTVGRYGLNTLRNLAELVATFYLTSALFVVIVLGIIARMNGFSIFALLRYLKTELFLVLGTSSSEVALPRLIARMRDAGCPPAIVGLVVPTGYSFNLDGTNIYMTLAALFIAQATDVPLSLGDQLLLLSIAMLSSKGAAGVTGAGFITLAATLSIVPSVPVAGMAIILGIDRFMSECRALTNFIGNAVATIVISRWEGRLDPSKIEFTAKFRPGD, translated from the coding sequence ATGGCGGATGGCGCAGCAGCGCAAAAGGACCCGGGGGCCAAATTGCCCCGGACCGGACTTCGCATCAGCCTGTACGCGCAGGTCATCGCCGCCATCGTGCTCGGCGTCGCGGTCGGCTACCTGTGGCCCGACTTTGCGCAAAGCCTGCGCTGGCTCGGCGACGGTTTCATCAAGTTGGTGCGCATGATCGTCGCCCCGGTCATTTTCCTCACGATCGTGACCGGAATTGGCGGGCTCTCGGTGGGTGGCGCCATGGGGCGAGTTGCGATCAAGACGTTTGCCTATTTTCTGGTGGTTTCGACATTTGCCCTCATCGTCGGTCTCATCGTCGCCAATCTCGTGCAGCCTGGTGTGGGCATGCACATCGACCCGAAGACCCTGGATCCGTCTGCAGTCGACCAGTACGTGCGAAAATCCCACGAGTCGACGGTCGTGGGCTTTTTGCTCGATATCATTCCGACTACGCTTCTCGCCGCGTTGACCGGCGGCGAGATCCTGCCGGTGTTGTTCATAGCGGTCCTGTTCGGCAGCGGCTTGACGCTGGTGGGCGATCATGGCAAGCCACTATTGCATCTGCTCGAGTCCCTGTCGTCCGTGGTCTTTCGCATCGTCGACATGCTGATGCACCTGGCGCCGATTGGCGCCTTTGGCGCCATGGCTTTCACGGTCGGCCGCTATGGCCTCAATACGCTGCGCAACCTGGCAGAGCTCGTGGCAACCTTCTATCTGACGTCGGCTCTCTTCGTCGTCATCGTGCTCGGCATTATTGCGAGAATGAATGGATTTTCGATATTCGCGTTGTTGCGCTATCTCAAGACCGAACTGTTCCTCGTGCTTGGCACGTCCTCCTCGGAAGTGGCGCTACCGCGCCTCATTGCTCGCATGCGCGACGCCGGCTGCCCGCCAGCCATCGTCGGTCTCGTCGTGCCCACCGGGTACTCGTTCAACCTTGACGGCACCAATATCTACATGACCCTGGCGGCGCTGTTCATTGCTCAGGCGACCGATGTGCCGCTCAGTCTGGGTGACCAACTGCTTTTGTTGTCGATTGCAATGTTGAGTTCGAAGGGCGCCGCCGGAGTCACTGGCGCGGGCTTCATTACCCTGGCAGCCACGTTGTCGATTGTGCCGTCCGTGCCGGTGGCGGGCATGGCGATCATCCTCGGCATTGACCGCTTCATGAGTGAATGCCGCGCATTGACCAATTTCATCGGCAATGCCGTCGCCACCATTGTGATCAGCCGCTGGGAAGGGCGTCTCGATCCGTCGAAGATTGAATTCACCGCGAAATTCCGTCCGGGGGATTGA
- a CDS encoding HlyD family secretion protein, with amino-acid sequence MIDNAGQLLRRSNGRIALRIVGLWVLPIAAAISAYWYWHAQQRYAKTDNAYVKSDKVIVAAEVDGRILNVLVHENDRVRAGQPILELDPESLRYDVTEARAEVETERVRISTLRAQYAEKQAALELARRSAQFAHKEFRRKQELENRKLIAATELDDADRAAVEADGAVALAERDLAALAAQLGGRPDLPIDAHPDVKAAEAKLARSEWQLRQAVINAPRDGMVSKLPMAGSYVTRNGPAFAIVANDPVWIEANFKETDLGKVREGQPVAIEIDTYARHAWHGRVESIAQATGAEFALLPPQNASGNWVKVVQRIPVRISVERAPDDPPLRAGMSATVKIDTAAAGRQASPAGGATSAASQ; translated from the coding sequence GTGATTGACAACGCTGGCCAATTGCTGCGTCGATCGAACGGTCGCATTGCGCTGCGCATCGTTGGCCTCTGGGTGCTACCGATCGCCGCGGCAATCTCCGCCTACTGGTATTGGCATGCGCAGCAGCGCTATGCCAAGACCGACAACGCCTACGTCAAGTCGGACAAAGTCATTGTCGCCGCCGAAGTGGACGGACGCATCCTCAATGTGCTCGTCCATGAGAATGATCGTGTTCGCGCCGGCCAGCCCATACTCGAACTCGATCCGGAATCGCTGCGTTACGACGTGACGGAGGCGCGCGCGGAGGTCGAAACCGAACGAGTGCGAATCAGCACACTGAGAGCGCAATACGCCGAGAAGCAGGCCGCACTCGAACTGGCACGGCGCAGCGCGCAGTTCGCGCACAAGGAATTTCGCCGCAAACAGGAACTTGAGAATCGCAAACTGATAGCCGCGACCGAACTCGACGACGCAGACCGCGCGGCCGTCGAGGCTGACGGCGCGGTCGCGTTAGCCGAGCGCGACCTTGCGGCGCTTGCCGCCCAGCTCGGCGGCCGACCGGATTTGCCGATCGACGCACATCCAGACGTCAAGGCGGCCGAAGCAAAACTGGCGCGCAGCGAATGGCAGTTGCGCCAGGCGGTCATCAATGCACCGCGCGACGGCATGGTGAGCAAGCTGCCCATGGCGGGTTCCTATGTCACCCGCAATGGCCCGGCATTCGCAATCGTCGCAAATGATCCGGTCTGGATCGAAGCCAACTTCAAGGAAACGGATCTTGGCAAGGTGCGCGAGGGACAACCGGTCGCAATCGAAATCGACACCTACGCCCGGCACGCGTGGCACGGCCGCGTCGAAAGCATCGCGCAGGCGACCGGCGCGGAATTCGCACTACTGCCACCACAGAATGCGAGTGGCAACTGGGTCAAGGTGGTGCAGCGGATCCCGGTGCGAATCAGTGTCGAGCGCGCTCCCGATGACCCGCCCTTGCGCGCCGGCATGAGCGCCACGGTAAAGATCGACACGGCGGCCGCTGGCCGGCAAGCTTCGCCAGCCGGCGGTGCCACCAGCGCCGCATCGCAGTGA